Within Pelistega ratti, the genomic segment TGCTCATGAACAGAAGACATATTGATAATATTGCCTTTAATATTATTATCAACAAAGTATTGTAATGCTGCTCGTGCACCTAAAAACACACCTGTTAAATTGACATCAATAACTTTTTGCCAATTTTCAAGGGTCATCTCATGCGTATGAGCAGGATGTTCCATACCTGCATTATTAACAAAAATATCTAAACGACCAAAGTTATCTAAAGCAGCTTTGATTAAGGTATCAGCAACACCTTCTTTAGAGACATCGCCTTGCACAGCAATAGCCCTGCCACCTTTTGCTGTAATTTGTGCAACAATATCATCTGCACCTTGTTTATCAGAATTATAATTTAAAACAATATTAATGCCTTCCTGTGCAAAACGTAGAGCAATTGAAGCACCAATACCTTTAGATGAACCAGTAATAATAGCTGTTTTACCATTGAGATCAGGATACATATTATTTTCTCCTAGTTAATTTAAAAAAGAAGTTATTTATTACAAATATAAAATAACTATCAAATAAATACTAAGGGTTTACCCTAAATAGTGTTTGTCATATTTTTTTCAATACTTTTTTTGTATCTTTCTGTATCACTAATGTATAGGTGATAAATAATCTAATCCTCCTTTATTGCCTAGTAAAGTAGGATGAATTTCTGTGTAACGTTTATCTTGTAGCATTTCTGTTGTTTGTGCTAGGTATGCTTGAAAATGCGGTGTTGTACGATGATACTCATAAGCTGTATCATCTGCATAAATTTCAAAGAATAACCATTTATGAGGTTCTTCTTTTAAGGTGGCTGCATACATGGCAATTACCCCCTTTTCAGCCTTTAGTGATTCAGCCATTTCTGCTGTTACGATCTCACTAAAACGTTGATTAAATTCAGGCTTAACATCAACAAAAACAAGATTAGTACGTGTAGTGGCTGTTTGTGTTACTTTCTTATCACCCAGAAAACGAGGTGTTAGGGCAATACGTTTTTTATGCTCTGTCAGAATATCTGGAGAAGCTTTTAAAAAGGCTTGATATTGAGGAGATTTAAGGTGAGTCTGGTAGGCTGTTTCATCTGCATAAATTTCTACCATATAGGCTAAATGCGAATTCTCTTTATTTTTGAGTGAATACATTGCTAATGTACCTTGCTCATTATCAATAGAGGTTTGGATATTTTGTTCCCCTACTTGATCATACAAAGATATTTTTCCTTGTTGAATACCTAATTCAAAAAGATTAAAAATGGGGGCAGCTTGTAGATGAAATGACATAGATAGTCCTAAAAGGATACTAAAAAATTTTGATACATTAAACATAAACAATCCTACTGAAATGGTTTAGGTTCTATGATGTAGAAAGGATTAACTAATGATAATTTACTTTTTAAGTTAATGAAAATATTGTGTAAATAATTAGTTATTGATAAGTAATAACTAATGGATAATTTTCTTCCCTCAACTATAAAAAAGCAAGTTTTTTTATATAACTTTTCTACTGCTTACTAATACTTGTATAAGCGTAACAAAATTTGATAAAAAGGGATAGGATAATTTTTATTAAATTAATTTATATTTAAAATAATAATGATTTAAAACTTTAAGTTCCCTTTTTCTTGATACCTTATTTAGGTTTTAAAATAATCTAAGAAAGAATAGTTTTTATTTGTGCTTGTAATGCAGGGATAACCATTTGTTCAAACCAAGGGTTTTTAGATAGCCAAATCTGATTACGAGGAGAAGGGTGTACAAGTGGTAAAAAATGAGGGAGATAGTCTTGATAATGTGCAACAGTTTCTGTGACACTGAGTGAATGATGAGGCAAA encodes:
- a CDS encoding glucose-1-dehydrogenase, giving the protein MYPDLNGKTAIITGSSKGIGASIALRFAQEGINIVLNYNSDKQGADDIVAQITAKGGRAIAVQGDVSKEGVADTLIKAALDNFGRLDIFVNNAGMEHPAHTHEMTLENWQKVIDVNLTGVFLGARAALQYFVDNNIKGNIINMSSVHEQIPWPRFAHYAASKGGVKLFNETIAMEYARQGIRVNAIGPGAINTPINKEKMNDPEQKAALEAIIPMGYAGEPEVVANAAAWLASDESSYVTGITLFVDGGMTLYPAFMNNG
- a CDS encoding putative quinol monooxygenase produces the protein MSFHLQAAPIFNLFELGIQQGKISLYDQVGEQNIQTSIDNEQGTLAMYSLKNKENSHLAYMVEIYADETAYQTHLKSPQYQAFLKASPDILTEHKKRIALTPRFLGDKKVTQTATTRTNLVFVDVKPEFNQRFSEIVTAEMAESLKAEKGVIAMYAATLKEEPHKWLFFEIYADDTAYEYHRTTPHFQAYLAQTTEMLQDKRYTEIHPTLLGNKGGLDYLSPIH